A window from Plectropomus leopardus isolate mb chromosome 3, YSFRI_Pleo_2.0, whole genome shotgun sequence encodes these proteins:
- the shc2 gene encoding SHC-transforming protein 2 isoform X2, translating into MASPGGSSSSRSGMNRRTRVEGMWLGGEDFTQKGSFIHKPSQGWLHPDKKIAGPGASYIVRYMGCIEVLKSMRSLDFNTRTQVTREAINRLCDAVPGGKGAWRKKAQNKALQSVMGKSNLRFAGMSIAVNISIDGLGLLIPTTRQVIAHHPMQSISFASGGDTDTPDYVAYVAKDPVNQRACHILECSDGLAQSVISTIGQAFELQFKQYLHSPPKTMTSVERTVRAEEQMWGEDEDFSEHDYYNSIPGKEPPVGGVVDSRLRPSGALLGHIHTQPQSKTAAQMGSPARREQASYPPGQLCYELHWDTETTNNSGMTSDGYLCADGQPSSSRDYEEHQYVNTQSLENLDSLAQGPNGHRGPRAPDSPKKDLFDMRPFEDALKLHEACGGAAGGGGVRVLEDQWPSPPRRRAPVAPNEEQLRREPWYHSRMSRRDAEKLLVRDGDFLVRESTTNPGQYVLTGMHCGLPKHLLLVDPEGVVRTKDMLFESISHLISYHLKNELPIVAAESELHLKQVVRRKQ; encoded by the exons ATGGCGAGCCCTGGGGGTTCCAGCAGCTCCAGGTCAGGAATGAACCGCAGGACACGAGTGGAAGGCATGTGGCTGGGGGGAGAGGACTTCACCCAGAAGGGAAGCTTCATCCACAAACCCTCCCAAGGCTGGCTGCACCCCGACAAGAAGATTGCAGGACCAGGGGCTTCTTACATCGTCAGG tacaTGGGCTGCATCGAAGTGCTAAAGTCAATGCGTTCCCTGGACTTCAACACGCGGACTCAGGTGACAAG GGAAGCCATCAACAGGCTGTGTGACGCTGTGCCAGGCGGAAAGGGAGCTTGGAGAAAGAAG GCCCAGAACAAAGCCCTCCAGTCTGTTATGGGGAAGAGTAACCTGCGATTTGCGGGCATGAGTATTGCAGTCAATATTTCCATAGATGGCCTTGGTCTGCTTATTCCTACCACACGACAG GTGATAGCACACCATCCCATGCAGTCCATCTCATTTGCCTCCGGGGGAGACACA GACACGCCTGATTATGTTGCGTATGTGGCCAAAGACCCAGTGAATCAGAGAG cGTGTCACATCCTGGAGTGCTCAGACGGTTTAGCGCAGAGTGTCATCAGTACCATCGGACAAGCCTTCGAGCTGCAGTTCAAACAGTACCTACACAGTCCTCCCAAAACCATGACGTCTGTGGAGAG GACTGTCAGGGCAGAGGAGCAGATGTGGGGGGAAGACGAGGACTTCTCTGAGCACGATTACTACAACAGCATCCCGGGGAAGGAGCCTCCTGTTGGGGGAGTGGTGGACTCCCGGCTCAGGCCCAGTGGAGCCCTGCTGGGTCACATCCACACACAACCACAGAGCAAGACAGCAGCACAG atgggCTCACCGGCGAGGAGGGAGCAAGCTTCTTATCCTCCTGGTCAGCTGTGCTATGAACTGCACTGGGACACTGAGACAACGAACAACTCAG GTATGACATCTGATGGTTACCTGTGTGCTGACGGTCAGCCATCAAGCAGCAGAGATTACGAGGAACATCAGTACGTTAACACCCAGAGTCTGGAAAACCTGGATTCACTGGCACAGGGGCCCAATGGACACAGAGGGCCCAGGGCACCGGACAGTCCCAAAAAGGACCTCTTTGACATGA GGCCCTTTGAGGACGCCCTGAAGCTCCATGAGGCCTGTGGGGgtgcagctggaggaggaggtgtccGGGTTTTGGAAGACCAGTGGCCCAGCCCTCCACGCCGTCGAGCCCCCGTGGCCCCTAACGAGGAACAGCTGCGCAGGGAGCCGTGGTACCACAGTCGCATGAGCAGGAGAGACGCAGAGAAACTCCTGGTCCGAGACGGAGATTTCCTGGTGCGAGAGAGCACTACAAACCCAGGACAGTATGTGCTAACTGGCATGCACTGTGGCCTGCCAAAACACCTGCTGCTGGTGGACCCAGAGGGAGTG GTCCGAACCAAAGACATGTTATTTGAGAGCATAAGCCACCTTATCTCATACCACCTTAAGAACGAGCTGCCTATAGTGGCAGCAGAGAGCGAGCTCCACCTCAAACAGGTGGTCAGGAGGAAACAGTGA
- the shc2 gene encoding SHC-transforming protein 2 isoform X1, whose translation MLLKPKYGRFRNESVTSSDDLMQSLAMSGKVVATPVVSSSATSLPLPPLPPLPPLDHAARSSSSAGAAALADSPCLDGEQDATTTFCMLIPKMPQWKFSNSLLSRSPSNSSSSSSSSKDSGKAAAAPSQASVSHSSSSHRHSGAASASGPVASLAAVLNSCDPVCVTPCSLQAIRGQRAVAAANSASPGGHGFGATEAMASPGGSSSSRSGMNRRTRVEGMWLGGEDFTQKGSFIHKPSQGWLHPDKKIAGPGASYIVRYMGCIEVLKSMRSLDFNTRTQVTREAINRLCDAVPGGKGAWRKKAQNKALQSVMGKSNLRFAGMSIAVNISIDGLGLLIPTTRQVIAHHPMQSISFASGGDTDTPDYVAYVAKDPVNQRACHILECSDGLAQSVISTIGQAFELQFKQYLHSPPKTMTSVERTVRAEEQMWGEDEDFSEHDYYNSIPGKEPPVGGVVDSRLRPSGALLGHIHTQPQSKTAAQMGSPARREQASYPPGQLCYELHWDTETTNNSGMTSDGYLCADGQPSSSRDYEEHQYVNTQSLENLDSLAQGPNGHRGPRAPDSPKKDLFDMRPFEDALKLHEACGGAAGGGGVRVLEDQWPSPPRRRAPVAPNEEQLRREPWYHSRMSRRDAEKLLVRDGDFLVRESTTNPGQYVLTGMHCGLPKHLLLVDPEGVVRTKDMLFESISHLISYHLKNELPIVAAESELHLKQVVRRKQ comes from the exons TCATCCTCCTCCGCCGGGGCTGCAGCCCTGGCTGACTCCCCGTGCCTGGATGGGGAACAGGATGCCACCACAACCTTCTGCATGCTCATCCCTAAGATGCCCCAGTGGAAGTTCTCCAATTCCCTGCTCAGCCGGAGCCCGTCCaactccagctccagctccagctccagcaaGGACTCAGGGAAGGCGGCAGCAGCCCCTTCCCAGGCCTCCGTCTCACATAGCTCATCATCGCACAGGCACAGCGGTGCCGCCTCAGCCAGTGGCCCCGTGGCCAGTCTCGCAGCGGTGCTTAACTCTTGTGACCCTGTGTGTGTCACCCCCTGTTCCTTGCAGGCCATCAGAGGGCAGAGAGCAGTCGCAGCGGCAAACTCGGCCAGTCCAGGGGGGCACGGATTTGGGGCCACAGAGGCCATGGCGAGCCCTGGGGGTTCCAGCAGCTCCAGGTCAGGAATGAACCGCAGGACACGAGTGGAAGGCATGTGGCTGGGGGGAGAGGACTTCACCCAGAAGGGAAGCTTCATCCACAAACCCTCCCAAGGCTGGCTGCACCCCGACAAGAAGATTGCAGGACCAGGGGCTTCTTACATCGTCAGG tacaTGGGCTGCATCGAAGTGCTAAAGTCAATGCGTTCCCTGGACTTCAACACGCGGACTCAGGTGACAAG GGAAGCCATCAACAGGCTGTGTGACGCTGTGCCAGGCGGAAAGGGAGCTTGGAGAAAGAAG GCCCAGAACAAAGCCCTCCAGTCTGTTATGGGGAAGAGTAACCTGCGATTTGCGGGCATGAGTATTGCAGTCAATATTTCCATAGATGGCCTTGGTCTGCTTATTCCTACCACACGACAG GTGATAGCACACCATCCCATGCAGTCCATCTCATTTGCCTCCGGGGGAGACACA GACACGCCTGATTATGTTGCGTATGTGGCCAAAGACCCAGTGAATCAGAGAG cGTGTCACATCCTGGAGTGCTCAGACGGTTTAGCGCAGAGTGTCATCAGTACCATCGGACAAGCCTTCGAGCTGCAGTTCAAACAGTACCTACACAGTCCTCCCAAAACCATGACGTCTGTGGAGAG GACTGTCAGGGCAGAGGAGCAGATGTGGGGGGAAGACGAGGACTTCTCTGAGCACGATTACTACAACAGCATCCCGGGGAAGGAGCCTCCTGTTGGGGGAGTGGTGGACTCCCGGCTCAGGCCCAGTGGAGCCCTGCTGGGTCACATCCACACACAACCACAGAGCAAGACAGCAGCACAG atgggCTCACCGGCGAGGAGGGAGCAAGCTTCTTATCCTCCTGGTCAGCTGTGCTATGAACTGCACTGGGACACTGAGACAACGAACAACTCAG GTATGACATCTGATGGTTACCTGTGTGCTGACGGTCAGCCATCAAGCAGCAGAGATTACGAGGAACATCAGTACGTTAACACCCAGAGTCTGGAAAACCTGGATTCACTGGCACAGGGGCCCAATGGACACAGAGGGCCCAGGGCACCGGACAGTCCCAAAAAGGACCTCTTTGACATGA GGCCCTTTGAGGACGCCCTGAAGCTCCATGAGGCCTGTGGGGgtgcagctggaggaggaggtgtccGGGTTTTGGAAGACCAGTGGCCCAGCCCTCCACGCCGTCGAGCCCCCGTGGCCCCTAACGAGGAACAGCTGCGCAGGGAGCCGTGGTACCACAGTCGCATGAGCAGGAGAGACGCAGAGAAACTCCTGGTCCGAGACGGAGATTTCCTGGTGCGAGAGAGCACTACAAACCCAGGACAGTATGTGCTAACTGGCATGCACTGTGGCCTGCCAAAACACCTGCTGCTGGTGGACCCAGAGGGAGTG GTCCGAACCAAAGACATGTTATTTGAGAGCATAAGCCACCTTATCTCATACCACCTTAAGAACGAGCTGCCTATAGTGGCAGCAGAGAGCGAGCTCCACCTCAAACAGGTGGTCAGGAGGAAACAGTGA